A stretch of the Agromyces larvae genome encodes the following:
- a CDS encoding GIY-YIG nuclease family protein translates to MINIPEPKTVIYGLYHVDDPERIRYVGQTLNGAASRFKQHLSSATQARRINTPVYRWIRKHGVDAIRCRVLEAVDDASLLDEREVFWVRELGTFRGEYGLNMSAGGGSLGFRHSEDAKRRMSEAAKRRGMTKANAARSLARARGQKVGNSILTREDVIEIKRLLWSGEPRSTLAAKFGVTQPAIIHIDKERTWADAPWPIGPRCTPAARGISPRIQRGQDHHASKLNESAVVDIRARSAEGATRASLAREYGVSSQVIMLIATRRAWKHVA, encoded by the coding sequence ATGATCAACATACCCGAACCCAAGACGGTAATCTACGGGCTCTACCACGTGGACGACCCCGAACGCATCCGATATGTCGGGCAGACGCTGAACGGCGCCGCGAGCCGCTTCAAGCAGCACCTCAGCTCGGCCACGCAGGCCCGTCGGATCAACACGCCGGTCTACCGGTGGATTCGGAAGCATGGCGTCGACGCCATCCGGTGCCGCGTTCTCGAGGCCGTCGACGACGCGAGCCTACTCGACGAGCGGGAGGTGTTCTGGGTTCGCGAACTCGGCACGTTCCGAGGCGAGTACGGCCTGAACATGTCGGCCGGTGGCGGCTCGCTGGGCTTTCGGCATTCCGAAGACGCCAAGCGTCGAATGAGCGAGGCCGCGAAGCGGCGCGGTATGACGAAGGCAAACGCCGCTCGAAGCCTGGCTCGCGCGCGGGGACAGAAGGTGGGGAACTCCATTCTCACGCGAGAAGATGTCATTGAGATCAAGCGCCTCCTTTGGAGCGGCGAGCCGCGATCGACTCTCGCCGCGAAGTTCGGCGTCACACAACCCGCCATCATCCACATCGACAAGGAACGCACGTGGGCAGACGCGCCCTGGCCGATCGGGCCGCGATGCACCCCCGCCGCCCGCGGCATCTCTCCGCGGATTCAGCGGGGTCAAGATCACCACGCATCCAAGTTGAATGAATCCGCTGTCGTCGACATCCGCGCGCGCTCGGCCGAAGGGGCGACCCGCGCCAGCCTCGCACGCGAGTATGGGGTGTCCTCTCAGGTGATCATGCTCATCGCCACTCGACGCGCGTGGAAGCACGTCGCCTAA